Sequence from the Ostrinia nubilalis chromosome 26, ilOstNubi1.1, whole genome shotgun sequence genome:
ATGCCATCCACTTCTAAGGTGTCGGCTCAGACACAAAGTCTCGTGAAACCACCATCACCAGAGCATATCCCATCCAGCTTCAAAGTACCACTACCGACCCCCATCTCTAAAGTGTATACTGAGGCACAAAGTATCATGAAAGCATCACCATCATCAGAGCATATCCTGTCCACCACAAAATTACCACCAGCATCACCAGAGCATATGCCTTCGACTTCCAAGTTACCACCATCACCACCACGACCCAAGCCCATCTCTAATGTGTCGACTGAGGCACAAAGTGTCATGATTCCTCCACCACCAGAGCATATCCCTTTCAGCTCCAAGTTAGCACCAACTACGCCTATCTCTAATGTGTCGACTGAGGCACAAAATGTCATTATACCACCACCACCAGAGCATGTGCCTTCCACCTCCAAATTACCACCACCTATGCCCATTTCTAAGGTGTCGACTAAGGCACAAAGTGTCATGATACCTCCACCAACAGACCATATGCCTTCCACCTCCAAATTACCACCACCACCGACCTTATCTAGCCAGTCAAAGAGACAAACTCCGAGAGGGCATCGCGGTCGGCGGACGGCTTTGGCGACCCCTGAAAAGCAACCTGGGATTGTGCCTTCCAAAAAGCGCCCTCGACTTGAAACCAAGTCTCCCGAGGAAGCCAAACGCACGAAAACCACCGCGAATCCTAAACGGACGGTGATAGATCAGAGTCAATTGGAACTGCAAATAGCAGTCACCACCGTCCCGCAAGAATCGCTTTCTTCGAGCCAGGCAAGACAACTTCAGGATGCCGTCGAAGATAGCATCTTGCAAGTAGTCCTGTCTCCGTCTCAGACCGTTCTAGCTCCATCTTTCCGCGGGCGCCCCTATCTCTTCCAAGGGGCCTTAGCGATGTGGTGCGAGAATGATTACACTCGCGACTGGCTAGAAAACGCTTTGAAATCCATACCATCTCCCATCCCTGATACCACTTTAGTAGTCGTGAAACTTTCAGACTTGAAGAGGAAGATCAGAGCCGGTCTTCTTTTGCATACCTTTATCACCGACGCGGCGATGATTCAGAAAGTCCTTTGCTCCCAGAACCCTTGGTACCAGGTCGATACCTGGCAATGCTTGAGTATGTCGGTGAAGGAAGGTGATGGTCATAGGCATTTACCCCCCAAATACAAGGAGGTATATATGACCTTGGGGATTCCTGAAGAGCAGAAACAGGCTATATTAGACAGAGGCCGGCGGGTGTCTCATTTATCGGGAGGCGGATACATCCGCTTCCTTGGCAAGGAAGAAGAGGCCACCAACACCAACAGAGAAGTGAAGAATTCAACAGAATCGTCCATCTCAGCTCCCCATCAGGGTCAGAGCAAGATGGagtattaaggcttggtatttctgctaaagtaggtatttcgcgctgtcaaaatctgcgcgcgcaatacttcgccgaagacagcgcgccaaagagctctcgcggctacacagtatagaaatacgcagtttagaaatacgcagttggttaggttaggttgacttccttccgttcaagcgtcacactcacagcactttgtaatacaaatcatatccaagtgatacaaattaaaacaactttcaaaatttttgggaatatattttagaatcgaataaatatagaatataactgccaaagtaaacacggttcaaagaggcgtggcgtcacccgaccttccggaagttccgcgccggctaaaagaatttcaagattacgtcacccgacctatcggtagatcctcgggagcttgagcgattggaaaaacattttatgatcagttatgttactcgtagtagcgattatttagagcttggataataaattatagttgttgcaattcacaaagctttgcatgtggttaattacattaatcagtacacgcatcaattttgttcagtcttattgtttattaataaataaaaatatcatactaaaattgcatacatatttgtttgtatttgtctgggtgttttctttccataatttatgtataacgtatgtacggggctctgtatcgaaaatcactatgagcaataagcatcacacacggttacctggagtgcattaccgcagcaaaaagcttgccatcttaaatgaacggtataatatcgaggtttcgtcagtacagttgcgaacgaaggtgtttgtgtagtgtagttgagttgagaggtcagattattgaaataataaaacgaacattttattttttaaatacattttaaaaataatttaggtacattacagataacaatgagaggatgacattgcaaggtggtgccagtccagtcttaaatccgttgatatatgctgcatctgccatgtttttggctaaaagattcttctatcttgcagtttagacttttattacagacctcagacagtatttttggaaaacttttacgcatggtggaggaagggacgctctagagactcaagtctagaaggagtcacatgaactccaagttttaaatccgttgacatctgctgcatctgccatctttttggctagaagattcttctatcttgcagcttagacctttagctacagaccttagacagtatttttgtgaaaattctta
This genomic interval carries:
- the LOC135084463 gene encoding mucin-5AC-like, with amino-acid sequence MMTEFKDLPLEGTHGEESRPLFPAYSGDKVCQKSDSKDLAKLVQIPTASPSDLPTASPSDLKTASPSDLKTASPSDLTTASPSDLPTASPSDLTTASPSDLPTASPSDLPNASPSDLPTASLSDLTTASPSDLPTASPSDLPTASRSDLPNASPSDLPTASLSDLTTASPSDLTTASPSDLPTASPSDTVIPLQPWTVVLQKRPKKGTKQKGRPERSRNSRARRKARRLEKQIAIAAETQRELPSTSKVLKAQSVMIPPPHIPSISKVATMVQSVMIPSPYMPSTSKVSAQTQSLVKPPSPEHIPSSFKVPLPTPISKVYTEAQSIMKASPSSEHILSTTKLPPASPEHMPSTSKLPPSPPRPKPISNVSTEAQSVMIPPPPEHIPFSSKLAPTTPISNVSTEAQNVIIPPPPEHVPSTSKLPPPMPISKVSTKAQSVMIPPPTDHMPSTSKLPPPPTLSSQSKRQTPRGHRGRRTALATPEKQPGIVPSKKRPRLETKSPEEAKRTKTTANPKRTVIDQSQLELQIAVTTVPQESLSSSQARQLQDAVEDSILQVVLSPSQTVLAPSFRGRPYLFQGALAMWCENDYTRDWLENALKSIPSPIPDTTLVVVKLSDLKRKIRAGLLLHTFITDAAMIQKVLCSQNPWYQVDTWQCLSMSVKEGDGHRHLPPKYKEVYMTLGIPEEQKQAILDRGRRVSHLSGGGYIRFLGKEEEATNTNREVKNSTESSISAPHQGQSKMEY